In Dromaius novaehollandiae isolate bDroNov1 chromosome 14, bDroNov1.hap1, whole genome shotgun sequence, a genomic segment contains:
- the TMEM11 gene encoding transmembrane protein 11, mitochondrial isoform X2, translating into MAAWGRRRAGPGSTNSGGGRERVTLSSTDCYIVHEIYNGENAQDQFEYELEQALEAQYKYIVIEPTRIGDETARWITVGNCLHKTAVLAGTTCLFTPLALPVDYSHYISLPAGVLSMACCTLYGISWQFDPCCKYQVEYDAYKLSRLPLHTLTSSTPVVLVRKDDLHRKRLHNTIALAALVYCVKKIYELYAV; encoded by the exons ATGGCGGCTTGGGGAAGGAGGCGCGCTGGCCCCGGCAGCACCaacagcggcggcggccgggagag GGTCACCTTGTCCTCCACGGACTGTTACATCGTGCACGAGATCTACAACGGAGAGAATGCTCAGGACCAGTTTGAGTATGAGCTGGAGCAGGCCCTGGAAGCCCAGTACAAATACATCGTGATAGAGCCCACGCGCATCGGCGACGAGACGGCCCGCTGGATCACTGTTGGGAACTGCCTGCACAAGACGGCCGTGTTAGCGGGCACCACCTGTCTCTTCACCCCTTTGGCGCTTCCAGTAGATTATTCCCACTACATCTCGCTGCCTGCTGGTGTGCTGAGCATGGCTTGCTGCACCCTTTATGGTATCTCCTGGCAGTTTGATCCTTGCTGCAAGTACCAAGTAGAGTACGATGCCTATAAACTTTCCCGCCTGCCCCTGCATACGCTCACCTCCTCCACGCCGGTGGTGCTGGTGAGGAAGGACGACCTGCACAGAAAGAGACTGCATAACACGATAGCACTCGCTGCCCTGGTGTACTGTGTAAAGAAGATCTATGAACTCTACGCTGTATGA
- the TMEM11 gene encoding transmembrane protein 11, mitochondrial isoform X1, which translates to MMFDKMMASNQPLAYAAFRWIFISPSTGEQAEGKCTAENPMTSLVTLSSTDCYIVHEIYNGENAQDQFEYELEQALEAQYKYIVIEPTRIGDETARWITVGNCLHKTAVLAGTTCLFTPLALPVDYSHYISLPAGVLSMACCTLYGISWQFDPCCKYQVEYDAYKLSRLPLHTLTSSTPVVLVRKDDLHRKRLHNTIALAALVYCVKKIYELYAV; encoded by the exons ATGATGTTTGACAAGATGATGGCCTCAAACCAGCCCCTGGCATACGCAGCGTTCAGGTGgatttttatttccccttctaCTGGTGAACAGGCCGAAGGGAAGTGTACTGCAGAGAACCCGATGACTAGCTT GGTCACCTTGTCCTCCACGGACTGTTACATCGTGCACGAGATCTACAACGGAGAGAATGCTCAGGACCAGTTTGAGTATGAGCTGGAGCAGGCCCTGGAAGCCCAGTACAAATACATCGTGATAGAGCCCACGCGCATCGGCGACGAGACGGCCCGCTGGATCACTGTTGGGAACTGCCTGCACAAGACGGCCGTGTTAGCGGGCACCACCTGTCTCTTCACCCCTTTGGCGCTTCCAGTAGATTATTCCCACTACATCTCGCTGCCTGCTGGTGTGCTGAGCATGGCTTGCTGCACCCTTTATGGTATCTCCTGGCAGTTTGATCCTTGCTGCAAGTACCAAGTAGAGTACGATGCCTATAAACTTTCCCGCCTGCCCCTGCATACGCTCACCTCCTCCACGCCGGTGGTGCTGGTGAGGAAGGACGACCTGCACAGAAAGAGACTGCATAACACGATAGCACTCGCTGCCCTGGTGTACTGTGTAAAGAAGATCTATGAACTCTACGCTGTATGA